A genome region from Desulfuromonas sp. includes the following:
- a CDS encoding phosphoribosylanthranilate isomerase, with the protein MVRVKICGITNVEDALNAAASGADALGFVFFAKSPRHVTPEAARAIIAELPPFVSTVGLFVNEEPERVRRTVEFCGLDVVQLHGDEGPDACRVAGARTVKALRLMDASSLEGAEDFPVSALLLDAWVPGIYGGTGETCSWELAALAARQHRTILAGGLNPGNVAAAVSAVQPYGVDVSSGVESSPGRKDQDMVAAFIRNAKKMTE; encoded by the coding sequence GTGGTCAGGGTCAAAATCTGCGGAATCACCAACGTCGAAGACGCCCTGAATGCAGCCGCCAGCGGGGCGGACGCTCTCGGCTTCGTCTTCTTCGCCAAGAGTCCGCGGCATGTCACTCCCGAGGCGGCCCGGGCGATCATCGCCGAGTTGCCCCCCTTCGTCTCCACGGTGGGCCTGTTCGTCAACGAGGAACCCGAGCGGGTGCGCCGGACCGTCGAGTTCTGCGGGCTCGACGTGGTGCAACTGCACGGCGACGAGGGGCCTGATGCCTGCCGCGTCGCCGGTGCGCGGACCGTCAAGGCGCTGCGCCTGATGGACGCCTCGAGCCTTGAGGGCGCCGAAGACTTCCCGGTCAGCGCCCTGCTTCTCGACGCCTGGGTCCCCGGCATCTACGGCGGGACGGGAGAGACCTGCAGCTGGGAACTGGCGGCTCTGGCCGCACGACAGCACCGGACCATCCTTGCCGGCGGGCTGAACCCCGGCAACGTGGCGGCCGCCGTATCGGCGGTCCAGCCCTACGGCGTGGACGTCTCCAGCGGCGTCGAATCCTCTCCGGGGCGCAAGGACCAGGACATGGTGGCTGCTTTTATCCGCAACGCCAAGAAGATGACGGAGTAG
- a CDS encoding TrpB-like pyridoxal phosphate-dependent enzyme, protein MDTKILLPEDRIPKEWYNIIPDMPGPLAPVIHPGTMQPVAPDDLLPLFPMGLIEQEVSTQRWIEIPEEVREIYRLWRPSPLFRAHRLEKALGTPAKIYYKYEGGSPAGSHKPNSAIPQAYYNKVAGTKRIATETGAGQWGSSISLACQMFGLECTVYMVKVSFKQKPYRKSMMQLWGSDVIASPSERTNAGRAILAEDPESNGSLGIAISEAVEDAATREDTRYALGSVLNHVCLHQTVIGLETKEQMALAGDYPDVVIGCHGGGSNFAGIAFPFISDKAAGRDVRVLALEPASCPTLSRGTYAFDYGDTAKMAPVSKMYTLGHDFMPPGIHAGGLRYHGASPLVSQLVHAGVVEAKAVHQLACFEAAVLFSRSEGIIPAPESSHAIRGAVDEALLAKEEGKEKTILFNLSGHGHVDMAAYDDYFADLLTDYDYPEAAIEESLAQLPKVE, encoded by the coding sequence ATGGACACCAAGATTCTGCTGCCGGAAGACCGGATCCCGAAAGAGTGGTACAACATCATCCCCGACATGCCCGGCCCGCTGGCGCCGGTCATCCACCCCGGGACCATGCAGCCGGTCGCCCCGGACGACCTGCTGCCCCTCTTTCCGATGGGTCTCATAGAGCAGGAGGTCTCGACCCAGCGCTGGATCGAGATTCCCGAGGAGGTGCGCGAGATCTACAGGCTCTGGCGTCCCTCGCCCCTCTTCCGCGCCCATCGTCTGGAGAAGGCCCTCGGCACCCCGGCGAAGATCTACTACAAGTACGAAGGGGGCTCGCCGGCCGGATCCCACAAGCCGAACAGCGCCATACCTCAGGCCTACTACAACAAGGTCGCTGGCACGAAGCGCATCGCCACCGAAACCGGCGCCGGCCAGTGGGGCTCGTCCATCTCCCTGGCCTGCCAGATGTTCGGCCTCGAGTGCACCGTCTACATGGTCAAGGTCTCCTTCAAACAGAAGCCGTACCGCAAGAGCATGATGCAGCTCTGGGGCTCCGATGTCATCGCCTCGCCGTCAGAGCGCACCAACGCCGGCAGGGCGATTTTGGCCGAAGACCCGGAGAGCAACGGCTCCCTCGGCATCGCCATCAGCGAGGCGGTGGAGGATGCCGCCACCCGGGAGGACACCCGGTACGCCCTGGGAAGCGTGCTCAACCATGTTTGCCTGCACCAGACAGTCATCGGCCTGGAGACCAAGGAGCAGATGGCCCTGGCCGGCGACTATCCCGACGTCGTCATCGGCTGCCACGGAGGCGGCTCCAACTTCGCCGGCATCGCCTTCCCCTTCATCTCCGACAAGGCGGCCGGCAGGGACGTGCGGGTGTTGGCCCTGGAGCCGGCGAGCTGCCCGACCCTCTCCCGCGGGACCTATGCCTTCGACTACGGGGACACCGCCAAGATGGCCCCCGTGTCGAAGATGTACACCCTCGGCCACGACTTCATGCCCCCCGGCATCCACGCCGGGGGCCTGCGCTACCACGGCGCCTCGCCGTTGGTTTCGCAGCTGGTCCATGCGGGCGTCGTCGAGGCCAAGGCGGTGCACCAGCTCGCCTGCTTCGAGGCGGCGGTCCTCTTCTCCCGAAGCGAGGGGATCATCCCGGCGCCCGAGTCGAGTCACGCCATCCGCGGAGCGGTCGACGAGGCGCTGCTGGCCAAGGAGGAGGGGAAGGAAAAGACGATCCTCTTCAACCTCTCGGGCCACGGCCACGTCGACATGGCCGCCTACGACGATTACTTTGCCGATCTGCTCACCGACTACGATTACCCCGAGGCCGCGATCGAGGAGTCGCTGGCCCAGCTGCCCAAGGTGGAGTAG